The Caulobacter sp. FWC26 genome contains a region encoding:
- the nusA gene encoding transcription termination factor NusA: protein MAIGIAANRLELLQIADAVAREKGIEKEVVIEAIEDALQKAARARYGAEHDIRVKIDPKTGETTQKRVIEVVADDADLEGEIGKMPFSIAKRTWRDAEIGKVYEETLPPFEIGRVQTQMARQVVMHKVREAERERQYDEYKDRVGEIVNGSVKRVEYGNVIVDLGRGEGIMRRDQSIPRENFNVGDRIRAYIYDVRRETKGPQIMLSRAHGGFMAKLFAQEVPEVYDGVIEIRAVARDPGSRAKMAVISNDGSIDPVGACVGMRGSRVQAVVAELQGEKIDIIQWSEDEATFIVNALAPAEVSKVVMDEEDERVEVVVPDEQLSLAIGRRGQNVRLASQLTGWQIDIMTESQESERRQREFAERTALFQEALDVDEVIAQLLVTEGFAAVEDVAYVEPHEIASIEGFDEETAEELQARAREFLEKEAAELDAKRKALGVEDDLLNIDGVTLAMAVALGEGDVKSVEDLAGLVPDDMRGWFENKGGERVREPGILESFNLSPEDAEALIMRARIAMGWVEAPPEPEPEYEEEATVEGEAVAEEEA, encoded by the coding sequence ATGGCCATCGGCATCGCCGCCAACCGGCTTGAACTCCTGCAGATCGCTGACGCGGTCGCCCGGGAAAAGGGCATCGAGAAGGAAGTCGTCATCGAGGCCATCGAGGACGCCCTGCAGAAAGCCGCCCGCGCCCGCTACGGCGCCGAGCACGACATCCGCGTCAAGATCGACCCCAAGACGGGCGAGACGACGCAGAAGCGCGTGATCGAGGTCGTGGCCGACGACGCCGACCTGGAAGGCGAGATCGGCAAGATGCCGTTCTCGATCGCCAAGCGCACCTGGCGCGACGCCGAGATCGGCAAGGTCTACGAAGAGACCCTGCCGCCGTTCGAGATCGGCCGCGTGCAGACCCAGATGGCCCGCCAGGTAGTCATGCATAAGGTCCGCGAGGCCGAGCGCGAGCGTCAGTATGACGAGTACAAGGACCGCGTCGGCGAGATCGTCAACGGCAGCGTCAAGCGCGTCGAGTACGGCAATGTCATCGTCGACCTGGGCCGTGGCGAAGGCATCATGCGCCGCGACCAGTCGATTCCGCGCGAAAACTTCAACGTCGGCGACCGCATCCGCGCCTATATCTACGACGTTCGTCGCGAGACCAAGGGCCCGCAGATCATGCTGAGCCGCGCCCACGGCGGCTTCATGGCCAAGCTGTTCGCGCAGGAAGTGCCGGAAGTCTATGACGGCGTCATCGAGATCCGCGCGGTCGCTCGCGACCCGGGCTCGCGCGCCAAGATGGCCGTCATCTCGAACGACGGCTCGATCGACCCCGTCGGCGCCTGCGTCGGCATGCGCGGTTCGCGCGTGCAGGCGGTCGTGGCCGAGCTGCAGGGCGAGAAGATCGACATCATCCAGTGGTCGGAAGACGAAGCCACCTTCATCGTCAACGCCCTGGCCCCGGCCGAAGTCTCCAAGGTCGTCATGGACGAGGAAGATGAGCGCGTCGAAGTGGTGGTGCCGGACGAACAGCTGTCGCTGGCCATCGGCCGTCGCGGCCAGAACGTCCGCCTGGCCTCTCAGCTGACCGGCTGGCAGATCGACATCATGACCGAAAGCCAGGAGAGCGAGCGCCGTCAGCGCGAGTTCGCCGAGCGCACCGCCCTGTTCCAGGAAGCTCTGGACGTCGACGAGGTCATCGCCCAGCTGCTGGTCACCGAAGGCTTCGCCGCTGTGGAAGACGTCGCCTATGTCGAGCCGCACGAGATCGCCTCGATCGAGGGCTTCGACGAGGAGACCGCCGAAGAGCTGCAGGCCCGCGCCCGCGAGTTCCTTGAGAAGGAAGCCGCCGAGCTGGACGCCAAACGCAAGGCTCTGGGCGTCGAGGACGACCTGCTGAACATCGACGGCGTGACCCTGGCCATGGCCGTGGCCCTGGGCGAGGGCGATGTGAAGTCGGTGGAAGACCTCGCCGGTCTGGTTCCCGACGACATGCGCGGCTGGTTCGAGAACAAGGGCGGCGAGCGCGTGCGCGAGCCGGGCATCCTGGAAAGCTTCAACCTGTCGCCGGAAGACGCCGAAGCGCTGATCATGCGCGCCCGCATCGCCATGGGCTGGGTCGAGGCCCCGCCCGAGCCGGAGCCGGAGTACGAAGAAGAGGCCACCGTCGAAGGCGAAGCTGTCGCCGAAGAAGAAGCCTAA
- a CDS encoding DUF2939 domain-containing protein — MRLKTLLALTAIAASLSACATVDRLDAGGDVHDLLVAIRDNDRATFDAHVDRRALKGQIEARLMEEARQRAGQSNSAMALAAIAAGPLADAAGEALIRPATFRAAANYYGYTPDRPIPGRVAIAGALRPTGDGRVCAARKDGPCLLTFSREGDRWRLSGFDASAANLRAK; from the coding sequence ATGCGCCTGAAAACCCTCCTCGCCCTGACCGCCATCGCCGCCTCGCTGAGCGCCTGCGCGACCGTCGATCGGCTCGACGCCGGCGGCGACGTGCACGACCTGCTGGTCGCCATCCGCGACAACGATCGCGCGACCTTTGACGCCCATGTCGACCGCCGCGCGCTCAAGGGTCAGATCGAGGCCCGACTGATGGAAGAGGCCCGGCAACGCGCTGGTCAGAGCAACAGCGCCATGGCCCTGGCGGCCATCGCCGCTGGTCCCCTGGCTGACGCCGCCGGAGAGGCGCTGATCCGGCCGGCGACCTTCCGCGCGGCCGCCAACTACTACGGCTACACGCCGGATCGTCCAATCCCGGGTCGTGTGGCGATCGCCGGCGCCCTGCGCCCCACCGGCGACGGGCGCGTCTGCGCCGCCCGCAAGGACGGCCCCTGCCTGCTGACCTTCAGCCGCGAGGGCGATCGCTGGCGGCTGTCGGGCTTTGACGCCTCAGCGGCTAATCTTCGCGCCAAATAA
- a CDS encoding dienelactone hydrolase family protein, with translation MANDTALAGFECFDFDDGRWSREVYKIGAGPAVIVIHEVPGLHPGVLAFARDLADAGLTAYCPSLFGQPGKKVSRGYAIGEILKNICVRREFRVWKDGRSSPIVDWLRALARQVHADCGGKGVGAVGMCFTGGFALAMMTEPSVVAPVLSQPSLPFKDRGGLDCSASEIACAKKRFQDENLSLIAMRFTSDKLVPDARIARLKAEFGEKVEVVELADADAAPGQPMAPHSVLTLHLHRSVPTSGSMKARDKVIAFFKERTS, from the coding sequence ATGGCGAACGACACGGCGCTGGCGGGTTTCGAGTGTTTCGATTTCGATGACGGGCGCTGGTCGCGCGAGGTCTACAAGATCGGCGCCGGTCCGGCCGTGATCGTGATCCACGAGGTTCCAGGCCTGCATCCGGGGGTTCTGGCCTTCGCCCGCGATCTCGCCGATGCTGGCCTGACCGCCTATTGCCCCAGCCTGTTCGGCCAGCCCGGCAAAAAAGTCTCGCGCGGCTATGCGATCGGCGAGATCCTTAAGAACATCTGCGTCCGCCGCGAGTTCAGGGTCTGGAAGGACGGCCGCTCCAGCCCGATCGTCGACTGGCTGCGCGCCCTGGCCCGCCAGGTCCACGCCGACTGCGGCGGCAAGGGCGTCGGCGCGGTCGGCATGTGTTTCACCGGCGGCTTCGCCCTCGCGATGATGACCGAACCCTCCGTGGTGGCGCCGGTGCTGTCCCAGCCCTCGCTGCCGTTCAAGGATCGGGGCGGCCTCGACTGCTCGGCGTCCGAGATCGCCTGCGCCAAGAAGCGGTTCCAGGACGAGAACCTGTCGCTGATCGCCATGCGCTTCACATCCGACAAGCTGGTGCCCGACGCCCGCATCGCCCGCCTGAAGGCCGAGTTCGGCGAAAAGGTCGAGGTGGTGGAGCTCGCGGACGCGGACGCCGCCCCGGGTCAGCCGATGGCCCCGCACTCAGTGCTGACCCTGCACCTGCATCGCTCGGTCCCGACGAGCGGCAGCATGAAGGCGCGCGACAAGGTGATCGCGTTCTTCAAGGAAAGGACGTCGTGA
- the truB gene encoding tRNA pseudouridine(55) synthase TruB gives MARRKKGDAVSGWLCLDKPYDLTSTTAVSRVRRAFNAQKGGHAGTLDPLATGILPIALGEATKTVPFLMDADKAYRFTIAWGRDTTTLDREGETTATSDVRPTREAVEAALPAFIGEVDQVPPNFSAIKVDGERAYDLARDGVEFELPTRKVSIFDLKVVDQPDADHVTLTMECGKGTYVRAVVRDLAKALGTCGHVADLRRTRVGGFSEASAIALETLENLSYEARLSEVLLPVETALDDIPALAVTDEDAFRLAQGRAIVLLPRQVETLKAELPPGDRTVSAMSGDRLVALCEMRAGKLNPVRVFQLT, from the coding sequence ATGGCTCGCCGCAAGAAGGGCGACGCCGTATCGGGCTGGCTGTGCCTGGACAAGCCCTACGACCTGACCTCGACCACCGCCGTTTCCCGCGTGCGGCGGGCGTTCAACGCCCAGAAGGGCGGTCACGCCGGCACCCTTGACCCGCTGGCGACCGGCATCCTTCCGATAGCGCTGGGCGAAGCGACCAAGACCGTGCCGTTCCTGATGGACGCCGACAAGGCCTATCGCTTCACCATCGCCTGGGGCCGCGACACAACGACGCTGGATCGCGAAGGCGAGACCACCGCGACCTCCGACGTGCGCCCGACCCGCGAAGCGGTCGAGGCCGCGCTGCCCGCCTTCATCGGCGAGGTCGACCAGGTTCCGCCGAACTTCTCGGCCATCAAGGTCGATGGCGAGCGGGCCTATGATCTGGCGCGCGACGGCGTCGAGTTCGAGCTGCCGACCCGCAAGGTCAGCATTTTCGACCTCAAGGTCGTGGACCAGCCGGACGCCGATCACGTGACGCTCACGATGGAATGCGGCAAGGGCACCTATGTCCGCGCCGTGGTCCGGGATCTGGCCAAGGCGCTGGGAACCTGCGGTCACGTGGCCGACCTGCGGCGCACGCGGGTGGGCGGCTTCTCCGAGGCCTCGGCGATAGCGCTGGAAACTCTGGAGAATTTGAGCTATGAGGCCCGGCTGTCGGAGGTATTGCTTCCGGTCGAGACCGCGCTGGACGACATCCCGGCGTTGGCCGTGACCGATGAAGACGCCTTCCGGCTTGCACAGGGACGCGCCATCGTCCTGCTTCCGCGTCAGGTGGAAACGTTGAAAGCCGAGCTTCCGCCCGGCGATCGCACCGTTTCCGCCATGTCCGGCGACAGGTTGGTGGCCCTGTGCGAGATGCGCGCTGGGAAGCTCAATCCCGTGCGGGTCTTCCAA
- the rbfA gene encoding 30S ribosome-binding factor RbfA translates to MKRHSDTKKGALTGPSQRQLRAGELIRHALVEILREEELADEALTGVSVTVSEVRMSPDLKHAICFVEPLGAGLTGEDTTEVIKGLNRVSKFLRGRLGRSIDMKFTPDLKFIHDESFGTAAYMDKLFLDPRVQQDTRRLSDVVDDEDEA, encoded by the coding sequence ATGAAGCGCCATTCCGATACCAAGAAGGGCGCCCTGACCGGCCCTTCGCAACGCCAGCTTCGCGCCGGCGAACTGATCCGCCACGCCCTGGTCGAGATCCTCCGCGAAGAGGAACTGGCCGACGAAGCCCTGACCGGCGTCTCGGTCACGGTTTCGGAAGTGCGGATGAGCCCCGACCTGAAGCACGCCATTTGCTTCGTCGAGCCGCTGGGCGCCGGCCTGACCGGCGAAGACACCACCGAGGTGATCAAGGGCCTGAACCGGGTTTCGAAGTTCCTGCGCGGACGTCTGGGCCGCAGCATCGACATGAAGTTCACGCCGGACCTGAAGTTCATCCACGACGAAAGCTTCGGCACGGCCGCCTATATGGACAAGCTGTTCCTGGATCCGCGCGTCCAGCAGGACACCCGCCGCCTGTCCGACGTGGTCGACGACGAAGACGAGGCCTGA
- the ppa gene encoding inorganic diphosphatase encodes MDLSKIAVGVNPPYDLNAIIEIPQGGEPVKYEIDKESGALMVDRFLHTAMFYPANYGFIPHTLADDGDPADIMVVGPTPVVPGAIIRCRPIGTLMMVDEAGSDEKILAVPVDKLHPFYTGVTSWRDLPTILTEQIAHFFQHYKDLEKGKSTKITGWADPDETAEIIRTAIKRYNESY; translated from the coding sequence ATGGACCTGTCCAAGATCGCCGTCGGCGTGAACCCGCCGTACGACCTGAACGCCATCATCGAAATCCCGCAGGGCGGCGAGCCGGTGAAGTACGAGATCGACAAGGAAAGCGGCGCGCTGATGGTCGACCGCTTCCTGCACACGGCGATGTTCTATCCGGCCAACTACGGCTTCATCCCGCACACCCTGGCCGACGACGGCGACCCGGCCGACATCATGGTGGTCGGTCCGACCCCGGTGGTGCCGGGCGCGATCATCCGCTGCCGTCCGATCGGCACCCTGATGATGGTCGACGAGGCCGGTTCGGACGAAAAGATCCTGGCCGTGCCGGTCGACAAGCTGCACCCGTTCTACACGGGCGTGACCAGCTGGCGCGACCTGCCCACCATCCTGACCGAGCAGATCGCCCACTTCTTCCAGCACTACAAGGACCTGGAAAAGGGCAAGTCGACCAAGATCACCGGCTGGGCCGATCCGGACGAGACCGCCGAGATCATCCGCACGGCGATCAAGCGCTACAACGAAAGCTACTGA
- the trmB gene encoding tRNA (guanosine(46)-N7)-methyltransferase TrmB, which yields MTTPQQPHGPLRSFGRLKSRPVKPRQQALLDTLLPEIAVPQGPFQPLDLMPGAQAVWLEIGFGGGEHMATQAGRNPETLVIGAEPFVNGVASAVRHVEEQALKNVRIHEGDARDVVDWLPDTCLDRVFIMFPDPWHKARHNKRRLIQPEFVAKLARVMKPGAALRFATDWADYAEWTTERVLADPNFRFADAATDRNAIPADHVTTRYEEKKLGDCAPVFLDFVRA from the coding sequence ATGACCACTCCGCAACAACCCCACGGACCGCTGCGCTCGTTCGGCCGACTGAAGTCGCGCCCGGTGAAGCCGCGCCAGCAGGCCTTGCTCGACACCCTGCTCCCCGAGATCGCCGTTCCGCAGGGGCCGTTCCAGCCGCTCGACCTGATGCCGGGCGCCCAAGCCGTTTGGCTGGAGATCGGCTTTGGCGGCGGCGAGCACATGGCCACCCAGGCGGGGCGGAACCCCGAGACGCTGGTGATTGGCGCAGAGCCGTTCGTGAACGGCGTGGCCAGCGCCGTCCGGCACGTCGAGGAGCAGGCGCTCAAGAACGTCCGCATCCACGAGGGCGACGCTCGCGACGTGGTCGACTGGCTGCCCGACACCTGCCTGGACCGGGTGTTCATCATGTTCCCCGACCCCTGGCACAAGGCCCGCCACAACAAGCGCCGCCTGATCCAGCCCGAGTTCGTGGCCAAGCTGGCCCGGGTGATGAAGCCTGGCGCGGCGCTGCGCTTCGCCACCGACTGGGCCGATTACGCCGAGTGGACGACCGAGCGGGTGCTGGCCGATCCGAACTTCCGCTTCGCCGATGCAGCGACGGACCGCAACGCGATCCCGGCCGATCACGTCACCACGCGCTACGAGGAAAAGAAGCTCGGCGACTGCGCGCCGGTGTTCCTGGATTTCGTCCGCGCTTAG
- a CDS encoding RNA-binding protein, translated as MTEATSPKTHAEAHRLRKDIVLGEATDEARLIRFVAGPDGTVVPDLARKLPGRGIWVGADRASVVTAAKKGLFSRAAKTKLAAPADLADQVEALLARRVLDGLGLARKSGSIISGFEKVIAAVATGKVAWLIEASDGAEDGRRKVFAAARRASATPRVLGAFNSDELGLALGGENVIHTALLAGRGIDRWTLDVERLSGFRPLLPPEWSANEREGD; from the coding sequence ATGACCGAAGCGACCTCGCCCAAGACCCACGCCGAAGCCCATCGCCTGCGCAAGGACATCGTCCTGGGCGAGGCGACCGACGAGGCGCGTCTGATCCGCTTCGTCGCGGGGCCGGACGGGACCGTGGTGCCGGATCTGGCGCGCAAGCTGCCTGGGCGCGGGATTTGGGTCGGCGCGGATCGCGCCTCGGTCGTGACGGCCGCAAAAAAGGGCCTGTTTTCCCGGGCCGCCAAGACCAAGCTGGCCGCACCGGCGGATCTTGCGGACCAGGTCGAGGCCCTGTTGGCGCGGCGCGTCCTCGACGGCCTGGGTCTTGCGCGCAAGTCCGGGAGCATTATCTCCGGATTCGAGAAGGTGATCGCCGCCGTGGCGACAGGCAAGGTCGCCTGGCTGATCGAGGCCTCGGATGGGGCCGAAGACGGTCGCCGCAAGGTTTTCGCCGCCGCGCGCAGAGCTTCCGCAACCCCCCGCGTGCTGGGCGCCTTCAATTCAGATGAATTGGGTTTGGCCTTGGGCGGGGAGAATGTGATACATACAGCGCTTCTCGCTGGGCGTGGGATCGATCGCTGGACATTAGATGTCGAGCGTTTATCTGGCTTCCGCCCGCTTCTGCCTCCCGAATGGTCGGCGAACGAACGCGAGGGCGACTAG
- the rimP gene encoding ribosome maturation factor RimP, whose translation MRGKTQEDRDLIEMLDPVAESLGYEIVRLRLMGGTEQRRLQIMAEHPLLEDGTGGDMNVEDCAKLSRAVSEVLDAADPIAGEYTLEVSSPGIDRPLTRLKDFDDYAGLEARIELDRVAEGRKRFKGELAGVEDDQVGLNIEGEDDVTVYFPFAWVIDAKLVMTDALMERGAKQRAARLESENEDLSESEED comes from the coding sequence GTGCGCGGCAAGACGCAGGAAGACCGTGATCTGATCGAGATGCTCGATCCCGTGGCCGAAAGCCTGGGCTACGAGATTGTCCGCCTGCGCCTGATGGGCGGGACCGAGCAGCGCCGCCTGCAGATCATGGCGGAGCATCCGCTGCTGGAAGACGGCACGGGCGGCGACATGAACGTCGAAGACTGCGCCAAGTTGTCGCGCGCCGTCTCCGAAGTGCTCGACGCGGCCGATCCCATCGCCGGCGAGTACACCCTGGAAGTCTCCAGCCCCGGCATCGACCGTCCGCTGACCCGCCTGAAGGATTTCGACGACTATGCGGGTCTCGAAGCGCGTATCGAGCTTGATCGCGTGGCCGAAGGCCGCAAGCGTTTTAAGGGCGAACTGGCCGGCGTCGAAGACGACCAGGTTGGCCTGAACATCGAGGGCGAGGACGACGTCACCGTCTACTTCCCCTTCGCGTGGGTCATCGACGCCAAGCTCGTCATGACCGACGCCCTGATGGAGCGGGGGGCCAAGCAACGGGCCGCCCGCCTCGAATCCGAAAACGAAGACCTGTCCGAAAGTGAAGAGGACTGA
- the infB gene encoding translation initiation factor IF-2 → MSDENENGRPGGRTPMTLKPRQGSVSAGVVKQSFSHGRTKTVVVETKRTRPHAPAAGNLAAPSSAERRHGETPAPRPSQPQGGGGGSAGGLSQEELRARQRVVDAAREAQARQAAEQAAAEARARAAAEAAQREAAAKAAAERAAAAPPPVAPAPAAPAAPVTPPPAAPQAPRPVAQAPAAPPAPRQDAPRQDSRPSAPGQTRTYEPSRDRRDDRPSTTTYRPAPQGDRPFNQRAPRPDANANFGQRAPRPEGDRPRGPRPDGDRPQGDRGGYRGDRPQGDRPQGDRPQQTVRYSALAPRPAPGGARGPGGPPRGPRPGVPAAAPATPEIQRATRSAPRPGGGAMDRRPDEDDDRRKSAAPNKAVSRVKGAPQRREGRLTIQAVAGDGDSADRMRSLASVRRAREREKEKRRGGVTEQARVAREVVIPDVITVQELSNRMAVRGVDIIKFLMRQGVMLKINDVIDNDTAELVATEFGHTVKRVSEADVEEGFIGADDHDDHMELRPPVVTIMGHVDHGKTSLLDALRSTDVAAGEAGGITQHIGAYQVRLKDGQRVTFLDTPGHAAFSSMRARGANITDIVVLVVAGDDGVMPQTIEAIKHAKAAEVPIIVAVNKMDKPGSDPTRVVNELLQHEIVVESLGGDTQLIEVSAKARTGLSDLLEAILLQAEVLDLKANPDRSADGVVIEAKLDKGRGAVSTVLVNRGTLKRGDIVVAGSQWGKVRALLNERNEQLQEAGPATPVEILGLDGVPSPGDAFAVVENEARARELTEYRIRLKREKSMAPVGAGASMADMMAKLQDKKLKELPLVIKADVQGSAEAIIGSLDKMATDEVRARIILSGAGAISESDVMLAKGAGAPVIGFNVRASAQARALAEREGVEIRYYAIIYDLLDDIKGVLSGMLAPIQRETFLGNAEVLQAFDISKVGKVAGCKVTEGVVRKGAKVRIIRQDIVVLELGTLQTLKRFKDEVNEVPVGQECGMMFAGFQDIKVGDVIECFTVEEIKRQLD, encoded by the coding sequence ATGAGCGACGAGAACGAAAACGGCCGACCCGGCGGACGAACCCCGATGACCCTGAAGCCCCGCCAGGGCTCGGTGAGCGCCGGAGTCGTGAAGCAGAGCTTCAGCCACGGCCGGACCAAGACGGTGGTGGTGGAAACCAAGCGGACGCGCCCTCATGCGCCCGCAGCCGGCAATCTGGCCGCGCCGTCCTCGGCTGAGCGTCGCCACGGCGAAACGCCCGCGCCCCGTCCGTCGCAGCCGCAAGGCGGCGGTGGTGGTTCGGCTGGTGGCCTGTCGCAGGAAGAACTGCGCGCCCGCCAGCGCGTCGTCGACGCCGCCCGCGAAGCTCAGGCCCGTCAGGCCGCTGAACAGGCCGCCGCCGAAGCCCGCGCTCGCGCGGCTGCCGAAGCCGCTCAACGCGAAGCCGCCGCCAAGGCCGCCGCGGAGCGCGCCGCCGCTGCGCCGCCGCCTGTCGCTCCGGCTCCGGCCGCGCCCGCCGCGCCGGTGACCCCGCCCCCGGCGGCTCCGCAGGCGCCGCGTCCCGTGGCGCAGGCTCCGGCCGCCCCGCCGGCGCCGCGCCAGGACGCCCCGCGTCAGGACTCGCGTCCTTCGGCGCCCGGCCAGACCCGGACCTACGAGCCCAGCCGCGACCGTCGCGACGATCGTCCCAGCACGACGACCTATCGCCCGGCCCCGCAAGGCGACCGCCCGTTCAATCAGCGCGCGCCGCGCCCGGACGCCAACGCCAATTTCGGCCAACGGGCTCCCCGTCCTGAAGGCGATCGTCCGCGCGGTCCGCGTCCGGACGGTGATCGTCCGCAGGGCGATCGCGGCGGCTATCGGGGCGACCGTCCGCAGGGGGATCGTCCGCAAGGCGACCGTCCGCAGCAGACCGTCCGCTACTCGGCCCTGGCGCCGCGCCCGGCGCCCGGCGGCGCGCGTGGTCCTGGCGGCCCGCCGCGCGGTCCGCGCCCCGGCGTCCCCGCCGCGGCTCCGGCCACGCCCGAAATCCAGCGCGCCACCCGCTCGGCGCCCCGCCCCGGCGGCGGCGCCATGGATCGCCGTCCGGACGAGGATGACGATCGTCGCAAGAGCGCCGCGCCGAACAAGGCCGTGTCGCGCGTCAAGGGCGCGCCCCAGCGCCGCGAAGGCCGCCTGACCATCCAGGCTGTCGCCGGTGACGGGGATTCCGCCGACCGGATGCGTTCGCTCGCCTCGGTCCGCCGGGCCCGTGAGCGCGAAAAGGAAAAGCGTCGCGGCGGCGTGACCGAACAGGCCCGCGTCGCGCGTGAAGTCGTCATTCCGGACGTCATCACCGTTCAGGAGCTGTCCAACCGGATGGCCGTGCGCGGCGTCGACATCATCAAGTTCCTGATGCGTCAGGGCGTGATGCTGAAGATCAACGACGTCATCGACAACGACACCGCCGAGCTGGTGGCCACCGAATTCGGCCACACCGTCAAGCGCGTGTCGGAAGCCGACGTCGAAGAAGGCTTCATCGGCGCCGACGACCACGACGATCACATGGAGCTGCGGCCGCCGGTCGTGACGATCATGGGTCACGTCGACCACGGCAAGACCAGCCTGCTCGACGCCCTGCGCTCCACCGACGTGGCGGCGGGCGAAGCCGGCGGCATCACCCAGCACATCGGCGCCTATCAGGTTCGCCTGAAGGACGGCCAGCGCGTGACGTTCCTCGACACGCCCGGCCACGCCGCGTTCTCGTCGATGCGCGCCCGCGGCGCCAACATCACCGACATCGTGGTGCTGGTCGTGGCTGGCGACGACGGCGTGATGCCTCAGACGATCGAGGCGATCAAACACGCCAAGGCCGCCGAGGTGCCGATCATCGTCGCCGTCAACAAGATGGACAAGCCGGGCTCGGATCCGACCCGCGTGGTCAACGAGCTGCTGCAGCACGAGATCGTCGTCGAAAGCCTGGGTGGCGACACCCAGCTGATCGAGGTCTCGGCCAAGGCCCGCACCGGCCTCAGCGATCTGCTGGAAGCGATCCTGCTGCAGGCCGAAGTGCTGGACCTGAAGGCCAACCCTGACCGCAGCGCCGATGGCGTGGTGATCGAGGCCAAGCTGGACAAGGGTCGCGGCGCCGTCTCGACGGTTCTGGTCAACCGCGGCACGCTGAAGCGCGGCGACATCGTCGTGGCCGGCAGCCAGTGGGGCAAGGTCCGCGCGCTTCTAAACGAGCGCAACGAGCAGCTCCAGGAAGCGGGTCCCGCCACCCCGGTCGAGATCCTCGGCCTGGACGGCGTGCCCTCGCCGGGCGACGCCTTCGCCGTGGTCGAGAACGAAGCCCGCGCTCGCGAGCTGACCGAGTACCGCATCCGCCTGAAGCGTGAGAAGTCGATGGCCCCGGTGGGCGCCGGCGCTTCGATGGCCGACATGATGGCCAAGCTGCAGGACAAGAAGCTGAAAGAGCTGCCGCTGGTCATCAAGGCCGACGTGCAGGGCTCGGCCGAAGCGATCATCGGTTCGCTGGACAAGATGGCCACCGACGAGGTCCGCGCGCGGATCATCCTGTCGGGCGCCGGCGCAATCAGCGAAAGCGACGTCATGCTGGCCAAGGGCGCCGGCGCGCCGGTCATCGGCTTCAACGTCCGCGCCTCGGCGCAGGCGCGAGCCCTGGCCGAACGCGAAGGGGTCGAGATCCGCTACTACGCGATCATCTACGACCTGCTGGACGACATCAAAGGCGTGCTCTCGGGCATGCTGGCGCCGATCCAGCGCGAAACCTTCCTCGGCAACGCCGAGGTCCTGCAGGCCTTCGACATCTCCAAGGTCGGCAAGGTCGCCGGCTGTAAGGTCACCGAAGGCGTGGTCCGCAAGGGCGCCAAGGTCCGGATCATCCGTCAGGACATCGTGGTTCTCGAGCTCGGCACCCTGCAGACGCTCAAGCGCTTCAAGGACGAGGTCAACGAAGTCCCCGTCGGTCAGGAGTGCGGCATGATGTTCGCCGGCTTCCAGGACATCAAGGTCGGCGATGTGATCGAGTGCTTCACCGTCGAAGAGATCAAGCGCCAGCTCGACTAG